The Patescibacteria group bacterium genome includes the window GCCAAAGCCAGAGAAATTATTGACTGCTTCGGCGCCCGTTCGCTTCTGGCCAAAAAACGAATGGCCATTATAGAAAATTTATTTCTGAATAAAAACGGAACTGCGCCGAAGGAAATTTCTGATTATCTCAAAAAAATAAAAGCGGAAAAAGACGACAATATTATCATCTTTTGGGAGGAGGCGGTAAAAACCAAAACCGCCAACAATAAAAAAAATACTTTCTTGCTTGATCCCTCCGGAAAAGAAAAGCCCTTGCCCAAAACTCTGGAGCCTCTTTTTGTTTTTTTGTCCAAGCAACCCTACGCTCAGGAATTCAAGCCTCTTTCCAATATGGAAACAGCCGCCTGGATAAAAAAAGAATTGGAGGCCCGCAACGCCGTAATAACGAACCAAGCGGCCCAAACTTTAATCAGCCTAACCGGCAATAATTTATGGCAGATAAACAATGAGATTGATAAACTTGTAAATTTTGAAGCGGGCCAAAAAATAAACTTGCTGGCCCGGGGCCAAGAAAAAAAGCCAAAAACAATCAGCGAACAATCCATAAAACAATTAGTCAGGGGGAAATTTGACGAAAATATTTTTGCTTTGACAGACGCCTTAAGCAATCGTAACCGAAAATTGGCCAGCCAGCTTCTCAACGAGCAATATGAGGCGGGTTTATCCAGCGGTTATCTTCTAAACATGATTACCAGGCAATTCAAAATTTTACTTCAAGTAAGGCAGGCTCTGGATTCAAGGCTTTCCAGCCGAAAAATTATTACAGCCCTCAAACTCCATCCGTTTGTCGCGCAAAAAAGCATAAACCAGGTGCGTAATTTCAATTTAATCAGCTTAAAAAGCGCCCTAAACAAATTAGTGGAAATAGAATATCTGGTAAAAACCGGCCAAGGCGAAACCCAGACCTTGCTTAATTTATTTATTCAAAAAATATAGGCAAAAAGAAATCCCCCTTGCGGGGGATTCCAAAACTACTTATAGTTTTTTAAAAAAAGAACAAAAAAAATCAACTGAAAAACAAAAAATTAGGGATAAAAGTTATTCCTAATTTTTTGTTATGGATAAAATCTATTTTATCTTTTGATTGAACAGCTTGTTTAATCTTGATTTCTTCCGATTGCAGGTATTTTTCTTTATTATACCTTTCTGCTCGGCTTTGTCAAGAGCTTTCATGGCTTGAAAGACAAAATCTTTAGCTTGACCGTCTTTAGCCTCTATCGCCTTACGGCTTTTTTTGATCAAACTTTTTAAATTTTCTTTAATTTTCTTGTTGAAAGATGATTTTTTCCCGCTTTTGCGCAATTCTTTTTTGGCTGATTTAATGTTTGGCATAAAAATATTAAAAAATAAAAAATTAATGTGGTAAGCCGGGAAATGAAATTTAAGCCCACAATCTCGTGTCTCCCGCCTGCCAAAGCCTGTCGGGGATGCCAGATTCGAACTGGCGGCCTCATGCTCCCAAAGCATGCGCGATAACCAACTACGCTAATCCCCGTAAATGGCGGGCATAGCGCCCCGTTTTAGTTTCTCACTTCATATGTCTCGCCATTGCCCAGTTCAATTCCCATCGTGTAGCCGCTATTCCCGAATTCAGGTTTGTAATAAAAGCTTTCTTCTTTAATAATCCCGCTGTTTATATAGACGCCTATAATTTCTTCTATCGCCCCTGGATATTGCCCCTGCTCCATGTTGTAAATTTCCAAGGCTTCAGCCAGCTTGTTGATTGAACCAATTTTTACTTTATCCCCGCTTTCAGCGCTTTCTTTTAAAATATCGGGTATTTCTTTTATGGCTTCTTTTATTTTTACAACATCGGACTTCACGTATTCTCCGAAGCCAATGGTTTCGTCCTGAATTTTTGCCTTATTATAACCATCGCACCAATAAAAACAAAGGATGGTGATAATGGCAACCGTAAAAATTATAATTCCGTTTTTAAAGCTAAAAAGCCTCATACTGGTGCCTGGGGTGAGAATTGAACTCACGACACAAGGATTTTCAGTCCTTTGCTCTACCACTGAGCTACCCAGGCGCACACAGTTTATAAAATTAAAAAGTTCATAAATTCAAAAATAGCGCATCAAGCCATCTTTATAAACTTTTTAACTTCTAACTTTATAAACTAAGTTTGTTGCGGGGGTTGGATTCGAACCAACGACCTCCAGGTTATGGGCCTGGCGAGCTGCCAGCTGCTCTACCCCGCGTCAATTAACCCCGGCTCTTGCTGTCGAACTGGCCGGTTATAAAAATTATGAAGTTATTTGTTATTTGCCAATTAGCGGGCATGCGCAGATCCTCATCCCGCCTGACCCGCCGCCTGAATAGTGGGCAATGGAGGAGTCGAACCTCCGACCTCATCGTTATCAGCGATGCGCTCTAACCAACTGAGCTAATTGCCCATGCTTTGGTAGGCAAGCTAGGGACGCGCTCTGGCCAATCGCCAACCCGCCATTAATTCAATGGTAGGCGCCTGGCGAGCAAAAATTATGCGCCCGCGACTTCTAATATCAATATAACATTTTCGCCAAAAAACAAGAAAAAGCTCTCTGCTAAAAGCTCTATAATAATATAACAGAAAAAAAACAAAAAGGCAAGGGCTAAAAACTATTCCCTGTTTGTCGTTTTGGCAACCTCCCTTAATAAAAAAGAACCTTTAAATTATCTTCTTTTTTTGATATAATGGATAATATAAATAATTATTTTAAGTCTATGATAAAAACAAAATCGGAAATCAGGAAATCCTATTTATTAAATAAGTACGTAATCATTACTCCCGGCCGGGCCGGCAGGCCGCGAGACATAAAAGAAAAAACCGTAATAAAAAAAATGGAATCCTGTCCTTTTTGCCCAAAAAATATCAATCAAGCCAATATTACCGACTGGCTGCCGACAAATAACAGCAGCGAAAATTGGCAAGTTTTAACGGTAAAAAACGCCTTTCCGGCCGTAGAATTAAAAAACAAAAAAGCCTATGGCGCCCAAGAAGTAATAATAGAAACTCCGATCCACGCAAAGGAATTGGCTGACTTAACCGAGGCCCAGATCGGAAAAGTCTTTGAGATGTATATACGGCGCACAAAAGCAATGGCAAAAAATAAAAAAATCAAATATATTTTATGCTTTAAAAATCAAGGTTCAAAAGCGGGAGCTTCAATCGTCCATGCCCACTCGCAAATTTTTTCTACAGCCATAATTCCGCCGGAATTAACCGAAGAAGAAAAAGCCGTAAAAAATTACCAAACCAAGACCGGACGTTGCGCCTATTGCGATATTATTAAAAAGGAAATGAGGGGAAAAAGAAAAATTTTTGCCGATAAACATATCGCCGCTTTCGCTCCTTATGCCAGCGAATACCACTATGAAGCCTGGATTTTCCCCAAAAGGCACCTGGACAACATTGCTTTGCTGAACCCCGATGAATTAAAATCCTTTGCCAAAATCCTTAAAAAAATCTTAACTAAAATGCAGAGACTTGGATTATCTTTCAATTATTTTCTTCATAATGTCACCCCTGATAAAAATCAGCATCTTTATTTGAAAATACAGCCACGAGATAGTGTCTGGGCCGGTGTGGAACTTGGCTCCGGAATTGTCATAAACTCCGTTTCTCCGGAAACTGCCGCTAAATATCTAAGGAGTTAAAAGTTTATAAAGTTATAAAGTAAACAACATAAAAACAATAACTTTATGAACTTTAAACTTTTTAATTTTTTACCTCGCGCAAAAAAATCTCTGACAAAATCGGAGATGTAATAAATTGTCGCGGCCCCGCGCTTATTGAAATTCGAGACACTTTCTCCAATAGACGCAGAACGGGCAACACATTTTTTTGCGGGGTTTACTAAGCTATGCCCATTCCTCATCTCTCCCGCCCAAATAAAAATAGGCCGTCATGGCGCAACCAGAAAAAAAGGTATTATATCTCCCCCAAAAGGGGGAGCGGTTTTAAAATCGGTTCAATCAACAAAAAGCCAGAGTTCAACTTTAAGGGCAAAAGCTTTGGGGAAATTTTTTGGGCTTTCTTTTTGAATAAACGGGTTTTAAAATTTTTTGTTGTTTCTTTCCTGGCCATCGCGGTTTTTGGATTGATTTTTGTCGCCTGGATTTCGCGGGGTCTGCCTGATCCAAATAAACTAATGGAAAGGCAGGTGGCGCAAAGCACAAAAATTTATGACCGCACCGGCGAAACTATCCTTTACGAAATCCATGGCGACGAAAAAAGGACCATGGTAAATCTGGAAGAAATTCCCGACTATGTAAAATGGGCCACCATCGCCATTGAAGATAAAAACTTTTATAAACACGGGGGCATCAGCATCTGGGGGATTTTCCGCGGCGTGATTTGGCAGACTTTGCGGGGAAAACGGGCCCAAGGGGGATCAACCTTGACCCAACAATTCGTTAAAAATGCCATTCTCACCTCGGAAAGGACGGTTACGCGAAAAATAAGAGAGTGGATTCTCTCTTATGGAATTGAAAAAAAATTCACCAAGGACGAAATTCTGCAAATGTATTTTAATGAAATTCCCTACGGTTCAACCGCCTACGGCGTGGAAGCGGCTAGCCAGCGCTATTTTGGCAAAAGCGTAAGGGATATCAATTTAGCTGAAGCGGCGATTTTAGCCGCCCTTCCCCAAGCTCCCAGCCGCTATTCTCCCTATGGCTCCAATTTAAACCTCTTAATAAACCGCCAGCACTATATCCTGGATTTAATGAAGGAACAGGGTTATATTCCCGAAGCTAAGGCCGAGGCCGCCAAACGATTCTCTTTGGAATTTAAAAAACAAACAGAAAACATAATAGCCCCCCACTTCGTTATGTATATCAAGGAGATGCTTTCTGAAAAATATGGAGAAAAAATGATTGAACAGGAAGGCTTAAAAATCTATACCACCCTTGATTTGTACAAACAAAAAATAGCCGAAGAGGTTGTAACCGCCCAGGCGGAAAAAAATGAAAAAAATTACAATGCCGCCAACGCCGCTTTGGTTTCTTTGGACCCCAAGACGGGCCAGGTTCTGGCCATGGTCGGTTCCCGCGATTTTTTCAACGATGAAATTCACGGCCAAGTTAATGTCGCCACCAGCCTGCGCCAACCCGGCTCCTCGCTAAAACCCCTGGTTTACGCCGCCGCCTTCTTAAGGGGCTATACGCCAGACACAATTCTTTACGATGTCGTAACTAATTTTTCAATTGATCCGTCCAATCCTTATGAACCCCGCAACTATGACAGCCGGGAACACGGGCCGGTAACAATAAGGAAAGCTTTAGCCGGATCCCTTAATATTCCGGCGGTAAAAACTATTTATTTGGCCGGCATAGATAATGTTTTGAGTTTAGCTGCCGATTTTGGCTATACTTCTTTGTCGGACCGCGATCGCTTCGGCCTTTCTCTGGTTTTGGGGGGAGGGGAAGTAAAACTACTTGAACATGTAAACGCTTATGGTGTTTTTGCCCGAGAAGGCCTATTTAACCCGATTGCGGCTATCCTAAGAATAGAGGATAAAAACGGAAACGTGATTGAAGAATTGGGAGAACCAAAAGAAAAAAGAGTTTTGGACCCGAAAATCGCCAGGATGATCAATAATATTTTATCTGACAATGGAGCCCGGTCATATATTTTCGGCGAGAATAGCTGGCTTACTCTTGGTTCGCGTCCAGTAGGGGCCAAAACCGGCACCACCAATGATTATCATGATGCCTGGACGGTCGGCTACACCCCCTCGATTGTAACTGGCGTCTGGGTGGGCAATAGCGACAATGCGGCCATGAAAAGGGGCGCGGACGGAAGCGTGGTGGCCGCGCCCATCTGGCATAATTTCATGAAAAAGGTTTTGGGGGATACGCCCGTAGAAGAATTCAGGGGCCCGGAAATAGTAAAAACCGGAAAACCGGTTTTGGACGGAGAAATAGAAATTGGGGAAAAAATAAAAATTGATCTGGCTTCCGGACTGCTGGCCACCGTCTACACGCCGGAAAGCTTCCTTGAAGAAA containing:
- the holA gene encoding DNA polymerase III subunit delta; protein product: MIIFIYGEDTFRSRKKLKELKGKFIREIDPSQSSLAVLDGKTAKAREIIDCFGARSLLAKKRMAIIENLFLNKNGTAPKEISDYLKKIKAEKDDNIIIFWEEAVKTKTANNKKNTFLLDPSGKEKPLPKTLEPLFVFLSKQPYAQEFKPLSNMETAAWIKKELEARNAVITNQAAQTLISLTGNNLWQINNEIDKLVNFEAGQKINLLARGQEKKPKTISEQSIKQLVRGKFDENIFALTDALSNRNRKLASQLLNEQYEAGLSSGYLLNMITRQFKILLQVRQALDSRLSSRKIITALKLHPFVAQKSINQVRNFNLISLKSALNKLVEIEYLVKTGQGETQTLLNLFIQKI
- the rpsT gene encoding 30S ribosomal protein S20, which encodes MPNIKSAKKELRKSGKKSSFNKKIKENLKSLIKKSRKAIEAKDGQAKDFVFQAMKALDKAEQKGIIKKNTCNRKKSRLNKLFNQKIK
- a CDS encoding DUF4931 domain-containing protein yields the protein MIKTKSEIRKSYLLNKYVIITPGRAGRPRDIKEKTVIKKMESCPFCPKNINQANITDWLPTNNSSENWQVLTVKNAFPAVELKNKKAYGAQEVIIETPIHAKELADLTEAQIGKVFEMYIRRTKAMAKNKKIKYILCFKNQGSKAGASIVHAHSQIFSTAIIPPELTEEEKAVKNYQTKTGRCAYCDIIKKEMRGKRKIFADKHIAAFAPYASEYHYEAWIFPKRHLDNIALLNPDELKSFAKILKKILTKMQRLGLSFNYFLHNVTPDKNQHLYLKIQPRDSVWAGVELGSGIVINSVSPETAAKYLRS
- a CDS encoding transglycosylase domain-containing protein, translating into MPIPHLSRPNKNRPSWRNQKKRYYISPKRGSGFKIGSINKKPEFNFKGKSFGEIFWAFFLNKRVLKFFVVSFLAIAVFGLIFVAWISRGLPDPNKLMERQVAQSTKIYDRTGETILYEIHGDEKRTMVNLEEIPDYVKWATIAIEDKNFYKHGGISIWGIFRGVIWQTLRGKRAQGGSTLTQQFVKNAILTSERTVTRKIREWILSYGIEKKFTKDEILQMYFNEIPYGSTAYGVEAASQRYFGKSVRDINLAEAAILAALPQAPSRYSPYGSNLNLLINRQHYILDLMKEQGYIPEAKAEAAKRFSLEFKKQTENIIAPHFVMYIKEMLSEKYGEKMIEQEGLKIYTTLDLYKQKIAEEVVTAQAEKNEKNYNAANAALVSLDPKTGQVLAMVGSRDFFNDEIHGQVNVATSLRQPGSSLKPLVYAAAFLRGYTPDTILYDVVTNFSIDPSNPYEPRNYDSREHGPVTIRKALAGSLNIPAVKTIYLAGIDNVLSLAADFGYTSLSDRDRFGLSLVLGGGEVKLLEHVNAYGVFAREGLFNPIAAILRIEDKNGNVIEELGEPKEKRVLDPKIARMINNILSDNGARSYIFGENSWLTLGSRPVGAKTGTTNDYHDAWTVGYTPSIVTGVWVGNSDNAAMKRGADGSVVAAPIWHNFMKKVLGDTPVEEFRGPEIVKTGKPVLDGEIEIGEKIKIDLASGLLATVYTPESFLEEKIYKQDHCLLYYVDKDDPRGPEPKNPGKDPQFELWESRVLAWAKATSTITASPPTEYDNLHKPENRPIFQIITPSSNQTITEPLLTARINASAPRG